From Plectropomus leopardus isolate mb chromosome 17, YSFRI_Pleo_2.0, whole genome shotgun sequence, a single genomic window includes:
- the syngr3a gene encoding synaptogyrin-3a — MDGVGSFGAGRTGTTVDPITFAKQPTTILRVLTWIFSLVVFASIVNEGYVNIGSERLYCVYNKNADACNYGVFVGLVGLLASSFFFLVDYKFSSISSVKDRKKAIMVEIGFSGFWTFLYFVSFCFLANQWSRTTPDELPLNQGADAARAAIAFSFFSIITWAGLTVRAVQKYLLGTDMTLFTTEHMDGGAPTQPYPSNSPGGSTTETTEAYQSPPFTENNAAPTYQVPIY, encoded by the exons ATGGACGGAGTGGGATCGTTCGGAGCGGGCCGGACCGGGACCACCGTGGACCCGATCACTTTCGCCAAACAGCCGACCACCATCCTCAGAGTGCTGACCTGG ATATTTTCCCTGGTGGTCTTTGCCTCCATCGTGAACGAAGGTTATGTCAACATCGGCAGCGAGCGTCTCTACTGCGTCTACAATAAGAACGCAGACGCCTGTAACTACGGCGTGTTCGTGGGCCTGGTGGGCCTGCTGGCgtcctccttcttcttcctgGTCGACTACAAGTTCTCCTCCATCAGCTCTGTCAAAGACAGGAAGAAGGCTATCATGGTTGAGATCGGCTTCTCAG GTTTCTGGACCTTCCTGTACTTTGTAAGTTTCTGCTTCCTGGCCAATCAGTGGTCTCGGACTACGCCTGATGAGCTGCCACTCAACCAGGGTGCAGACGCAGCGCGGGCCGCCATCgccttctctttcttctccatAATCACCTGG GCTGGTCTAACAGTGCGTGCGGTCCAGAAGTATCTGCTCGGCACAGACATGACTCTGTTCACTACGGAGCACATGGACGGCGGCGCGCCCACCCAGCCGTACCCGTCCAATTCACCTGGAGGCAGCACCACCGAGACCACAGAGGCCTACCAGAGCCCCCCATTCACCGAGAACAACGCAGCACCCACATACCAGGTTCCCATTTACTAG